Proteins encoded together in one Bactrocera neohumeralis isolate Rockhampton chromosome 4, APGP_CSIRO_Bneo_wtdbg2-racon-allhic-juicebox.fasta_v2, whole genome shotgun sequence window:
- the LOC126755671 gene encoding uncharacterized protein LOC126755671, with protein MKVLVHICVLLALVAVAYSASSTWGVQNATDYLLINKRVTHPAVRNIAQTFYFDIPESYQSNNKVISAIYLRDQFQNSSGPINTLLYGGPGWTYASIQMRTQAGFGLNVTFAVYGR; from the exons ATGAAAGTTCTTGTGCATATTTGCGTGCTCTTGGCTTTGGTCGCAGTCGCTTATTCCGCGAGCTCAACCTGGGGTGTGCAAAATGCTACCGATTATCTACTTATCAACAAACGAGTAACCCATCCAGCAGTACGAAATATTGCGCAGACTTTCTACTTCGATATTCCAGAATCG taTCAGAGCAATAACAAAGTGATTAGCGCCATTTACTTGCGAGACCAATTCCAGAATAGTTCAGGTCCCATTAATACTTTGTTGTATGGTGGACCCGGTTGGACTTACGCTTCTATACAAATGAGAACTCAAGCCGGCTTTGGTTTAAATGTAACATTTGCTGTTTATGGCAGATAA